The following proteins are co-located in the Paenibacillus sp. FSL H8-0079 genome:
- a CDS encoding AraC family transcriptional regulator — MVTPLEVRHINGVGWYEEAVQSQETWRLSLVTYGKCVYWVNGDKQIMEKGELLLIPGGVPYYGKSIPTVTHTQIVIQLQRDHTEGLPALERYEALRHKPGCYELIHQRMSAIYQQWQERPSYYVMMSQALLMEVLIYMNRELDRGVIPPERHVHVERMKRYIERHYRERVTKEELGDEINKTPNYAAALFKSMTNQTISQYVHDQRMKRAIYLLTESQLSIQEIAEFLGYRDLSYFYRIFKRITGSPPSDLLHERPPIA; from the coding sequence ATGGTCACTCCACTTGAAGTACGACACATTAATGGTGTTGGTTGGTACGAAGAAGCTGTGCAATCTCAAGAGACTTGGCGGCTTAGTTTGGTTACTTATGGAAAATGTGTATATTGGGTGAACGGTGATAAACAGATCATGGAAAAGGGTGAATTGCTACTCATTCCAGGTGGTGTACCGTATTACGGCAAGAGTATTCCTACGGTAACGCACACACAGATTGTGATTCAACTGCAACGTGATCATACGGAAGGTCTTCCTGCACTTGAACGGTATGAGGCTTTGCGTCATAAACCTGGTTGTTATGAACTGATTCATCAACGCATGAGCGCTATTTATCAACAATGGCAGGAGCGTCCGTCTTATTATGTCATGATGAGCCAAGCCTTATTGATGGAAGTGTTGATTTATATGAACAGGGAGCTGGATCGGGGAGTTATTCCTCCGGAGAGACATGTTCATGTGGAACGGATGAAGCGATACATTGAGCGGCATTATCGGGAGAGAGTGACGAAGGAAGAACTCGGAGACGAGATTAACAAGACGCCCAATTATGCTGCAGCATTATTCAAAAGCATGACAAATCAGACCATCAGTCAGTATGTCCATGATCAACGGATGAAAAGAGCCATATATCTGCTCACTGAGTCACAACTTTCAATTCAGGAAATTGCCGAATTTCTCGGCTACCGGGACCTGTCTTATTTTTACCGCATATTCAAGCGTATAACGGGAAGTCCACCATCCGATCTGCTCCATGAGCGCCCACCTATAGCATGA
- a CDS encoding phosphatase PAP2 family protein, with amino-acid sequence MKAFFQRWGHLLAILCIPLQGSIYVFLGSNTGSDVFYNYAWIDTQIPFLKEFIYPYISWMPILYLGFLYLGLTNKSLFWRTLITYNVGVMAANVCFAVFPTHVPRPEVGGTDLSSVLVQFIYTNDAPFNCFPSVHVLTSYLLFIIINRHLNFKPLARISWSVWLWLIIASTVFVKQHSLLDIAGGILFAEAAYWTVHVFAVRLGQARKKGKQPLTASNPSSHV; translated from the coding sequence ATGAAAGCATTCTTTCAGCGCTGGGGGCATTTACTGGCTATTCTGTGCATACCGCTCCAAGGCTCCATTTACGTATTTCTAGGCAGCAACACCGGAAGTGATGTATTCTACAATTATGCCTGGATTGATACACAGATTCCTTTTCTCAAAGAATTTATTTATCCATACATCAGCTGGATGCCCATTCTGTATCTAGGATTTCTCTATTTGGGTCTGACGAACAAGTCGCTATTCTGGCGTACGCTGATCACCTATAATGTTGGTGTCATGGCAGCCAATGTCTGTTTTGCGGTGTTCCCTACCCATGTACCCCGCCCGGAGGTCGGCGGAACCGATCTGAGCAGCGTGTTAGTTCAGTTTATCTATACGAATGATGCGCCCTTCAACTGTTTCCCGAGTGTTCACGTCCTGACCAGCTACTTGTTATTTATTATCATCAACAGACACTTGAACTTTAAGCCATTAGCCCGGATCTCCTGGTCGGTATGGTTGTGGTTGATTATTGCTTCGACGGTATTTGTAAAACAGCATTCCTTGCTGGACATCGCCGGAGGCATTTTGTTTGCAGAGGCCGCGTATTGGACTGTACATGTCTTTGCCGTTCGTCTTGGGCAGGCACGAAAAAAAGGCAAGCAACCACTCACAGCTTCTAATCCAAGCAGTCATGTATAG
- a CDS encoding CPBP family intramembrane glutamic endopeptidase: protein MINPQSKPKHSFSERKPVLTVVIIELLLLLAVFAAGAIATIKQLDYTSPVLISFTPIAIVLIIYLTLRRKWGETGFRNLRSIPAGHAKYYIPLLLVLGTLALKGFGELSLSRVAFFIFFTLLVAFVEETIYRGLIFKTLLQKSAVAAVVTSSILFSITHLLNALSGQNLTDTIMQLVYALLLGAALALLMLKNGNIVPLILFHFIHNLIQFLGNDLEDTGTLPYDLFILGVMIAYCAWLVWSHRTNSPIPSKESEQANTVVH from the coding sequence ATGATTAATCCGCAATCCAAGCCAAAACATTCCTTTTCCGAGCGCAAACCTGTGCTCACCGTCGTGATTATTGAGCTACTTCTCTTGTTAGCCGTATTTGCAGCAGGGGCCATTGCGACGATAAAGCAACTGGACTACACTTCCCCTGTACTCATCTCTTTTACACCCATAGCCATTGTGCTGATAATCTATTTGACGTTAAGACGCAAGTGGGGAGAGACTGGATTCCGTAACTTGCGAAGTATTCCGGCTGGCCACGCAAAGTATTATATTCCACTACTCCTTGTACTGGGTACACTTGCTCTGAAAGGATTTGGCGAACTGAGCTTGTCCCGGGTAGCCTTTTTCATCTTTTTCACCTTGCTCGTGGCGTTTGTTGAGGAAACGATCTATCGTGGGCTAATTTTCAAGACCTTGCTTCAAAAGAGTGCAGTGGCCGCAGTCGTGACTTCCAGCATCTTGTTTTCAATTACACATCTCCTGAATGCATTGTCTGGTCAAAATCTGACAGATACGATCATGCAATTGGTCTATGCGCTGCTTCTGGGAGCGGCACTCGCGTTATTGATGCTGAAGAACGGAAATATTGTACCGCTTATTTTGTTTCATTTCATACATAATCTGATTCAATTTCTCGGGAATGACCTAGAGGACACAGGAACACTTCCCTACGATCTGTTTATACTGGGGGTAATGATCGCATACTGCGCATGGTTAGTTTGGAGCCATCGAACGAATTCACCCATTCCTTCCAAAGAAAGTGAGCAGGCCAATACGGTTG